From Methanococcus maripaludis, the proteins below share one genomic window:
- a CDS encoding DUF2334 domain-containing protein, which produces METLIFFILILLISANFSRFSSEDDSKDEKNIFEPVILIHDVSPVYLEDLKEIDEVISKYGYPKRTYLFLIVNHANEYPLEENQDFVKYVRYLQTKGYNVELHGYDHIGCEFNCNCTLATEKIEKSLEILNGLKIDGISCILPPRYGISEDSKKAMLKKGFSIIVGQYAFEVDNGTVYTYNITNKEYTWYLEENNTLNEVDIAKKEYLESEYKYFLSIHPKAVNYGGGIEFLDEFLNFTKEENRFDSKNPKKDIYSYFGIKKIDFS; this is translated from the coding sequence ATGGAAACCCTAATTTTTTTTATTTTAATTTTACTAATTTCAGCAAATTTTTCAAGGTTCTCATCTGAAGACGATTCAAAAGACGAAAAAAACATTTTTGAACCAGTAATTTTGATTCACGATGTTAGCCCTGTTTATTTAGAAGATTTAAAGGAAATTGATGAAGTAATTAGTAAATATGGGTATCCCAAAAGAACGTATCTTTTTTTAATAGTTAATCATGCAAATGAATATCCTTTAGAAGAAAATCAAGATTTCGTTAAATATGTTAGATATCTTCAAACAAAAGGATATAATGTTGAATTACACGGGTACGACCATATTGGATGCGAATTTAATTGTAATTGTACCCTTGCAACGGAAAAAATAGAAAAATCGCTTGAAATATTAAATGGTTTAAAAATTGACGGTATTTCATGTATCCTTCCGCCAAGATATGGGATTTCTGAAGATTCAAAAAAAGCAATGCTTAAAAAGGGTTTTTCTATAATTGTTGGGCAATATGCTTTTGAAGTGGATAATGGTACAGTTTATACATATAATATTACAAATAAGGAATATACTTGGTATCTTGAAGAAAATAATACATTAAATGAAGTAGATATTGCTAAAAAAGAATATTTGGAGTCGGAATACAAATATTTCCTTTCAATACATCCAAAAGCCGTAAATTATGGCGGAGGTATTGAATTTTTGGATGAATTTTTGAATTTTACAAAAGAAGAAAACAGGTTTGATTCTAAAAATCCAAAAAAAGATATTTATTCTTATTTTGGAATTAAAAAAATAGATTTTAGTTAA
- a CDS encoding DUF5814 domain-containing protein, which translates to MIIVRKLKKKKEEIQFIDLTDEKTYYGIIRPANNRITLYKCREEKAGNVNPIQPSKLINFVRSNKVLLSGDEESLKLEEFLKQNNIKHGYIDLCPFCIIKGKFSEITDKYKIYNSEICLECAIDEVKHEVNINEEFIEKLLRRFKDANKVIELFKSKNPLKNPELTKYDVLTGNVDDNIKNYEINELDIPDFLKEIIKNRGIDELLPVQTLSVKAGLLKNDNLLITSATSSGKTLIGELAGIKNISEKKGKFLFLVPLVALANQKYVEFKDRYEKEGYSVSLRVGTGRLSENKGSGINSSLDSDIIIGTYEGIDYLIRSGKLKDVGTVVIDEVHSMNMDERGARLDGLIGRLRYLFTCQMIYLSATVGNPEELASKLGSKLVLYNGRPVPLERHLIFTKNDYGKLNLVKDIVKQEFSSKSKYGFRGQSLIFTFSRKRAEYISNYLNTKGIKSDYYHGGMEYSKRRNVEDNFLKQKTMCVVTTAALAAGVDFAASTVVLESLAMGGDWLNPSEFQQMCGRAGRKGMHDKGKVYSLVEIGKKYHAKMENSEDEVSFKLLNSEPEEVSLEYSEDEEFEQVLANVCSIKNYKNKVTIPDVSKVPVLGKNLGLNYVLESLSGYQMLDLQNKNINTTRYGYATSISFLYPKDAEKIRKNLHKNPLDIVVSISPFENAYIPANLKNKISKTTNVNIPTRFTDAFEVIKENFEKIKDKTLRDEILPWLIEFDGLIEEDIINYNSKKVLNLRINKKTPLQISKIIHDTLKLQTYSGDIYSYLETSINTLDAVERIGNIYNKKIAKESEKLKKKMENPYKN; encoded by the coding sequence ATGATTATCGTGAGAAAATTAAAGAAAAAGAAAGAAGAGATCCAATTTATTGATTTAACCGATGAAAAGACTTATTATGGGATAATAAGACCTGCAAACAATAGAATTACACTTTACAAATGTAGGGAAGAAAAAGCAGGAAATGTAAACCCGATACAACCTTCAAAATTGATAAATTTCGTTAGATCAAACAAAGTTTTATTAAGTGGGGACGAAGAATCGTTAAAATTAGAAGAATTCCTCAAACAAAATAATATCAAACACGGATATATTGATTTATGCCCTTTTTGCATTATTAAAGGAAAATTTAGCGAGATCACGGATAAATATAAAATTTACAACAGCGAGATCTGCCTTGAATGTGCAATCGACGAAGTAAAACACGAAGTAAATATCAATGAGGAGTTTATTGAAAAATTACTTAGAAGATTCAAAGACGCAAATAAAGTAATTGAACTTTTCAAATCAAAAAACCCACTTAAAAATCCGGAACTTACAAAATACGACGTTTTAACAGGAAATGTTGATGACAATATAAAAAATTATGAAATAAATGAACTGGATATTCCTGATTTTTTAAAAGAAATTATTAAAAATAGAGGAATCGATGAATTACTTCCTGTTCAGACTCTTTCTGTAAAAGCTGGGCTTTTAAAAAATGATAATTTATTAATTACTTCTGCAACGTCTTCTGGAAAAACTTTGATTGGAGAACTTGCAGGAATTAAAAATATTTCTGAAAAAAAGGGTAAATTTTTATTTTTGGTTCCATTAGTTGCCCTTGCAAATCAAAAATATGTTGAATTTAAAGATAGATACGAAAAAGAAGGTTATTCAGTATCTTTAAGAGTTGGAACCGGAAGACTTTCTGAAAATAAAGGAAGCGGTATCAATTCAAGCCTTGATTCTGACATAATAATTGGAACCTACGAAGGAATAGATTATTTGATAAGATCGGGAAAATTAAAAGATGTTGGAACCGTTGTAATTGATGAAGTCCACTCTATGAATATGGATGAACGTGGTGCACGTCTTGACGGCCTTATCGGACGATTAAGGTATTTATTCACCTGTCAGATGATATATCTTTCTGCAACTGTTGGAAATCCAGAAGAATTAGCTTCAAAATTAGGATCAAAACTTGTTTTGTACAATGGAAGGCCAGTTCCACTTGAAAGACATTTAATTTTTACCAAAAACGATTACGGAAAGTTAAATCTTGTAAAAGATATTGTTAAACAGGAATTTAGCTCAAAATCAAAGTACGGATTTAGAGGGCAAAGTTTAATATTTACATTTTCAAGAAAAAGAGCAGAATATATCTCAAATTATCTAAATACCAAAGGAATAAAGTCAGATTATTACCACGGTGGAATGGAGTATTCTAAAAGGCGAAATGTTGAAGATAATTTTCTAAAGCAGAAAACAATGTGTGTAGTAACTACCGCCGCACTTGCAGCAGGTGTGGACTTTGCAGCGTCCACTGTTGTTTTAGAAAGTCTTGCAATGGGTGGAGATTGGTTAAACCCGTCAGAATTCCAGCAGATGTGCGGAAGAGCAGGAAGAAAAGGAATGCATGATAAAGGAAAAGTTTACAGCCTTGTTGAAATTGGTAAAAAATATCACGCGAAAATGGAAAATTCTGAAGATGAAGTTTCGTTTAAACTGCTAAATTCAGAACCTGAAGAAGTTTCATTAGAATACAGCGAAGATGAAGAATTTGAACAGGTTTTAGCAAACGTATGTTCAATTAAAAATTACAAAAATAAAGTTACAATTCCTGATGTTTCAAAAGTTCCAGTTCTTGGTAAAAATTTGGGTTTAAATTATGTTTTAGAATCACTTTCGGGCTATCAAATGCTTGATTTGCAGAACAAAAACATAAATACAACTCGATACGGTTATGCAACGTCAATTTCATTTTTGTATCCTAAAGATGCTGAAAAAATAAGGAAAAATCTGCATAAAAATCCCCTCGACATTGTTGTATCAATTTCACCCTTTGAAAATGCATATATTCCTGCAAACCTGAAAAATAAAATCTCAAAAACCACGAATGTAAATATTCCAACGAGATTTACCGATGCTTTCGAAGTAATAAAAGAAAATTTTGAAAAAATAAAAGATAAAACCTTAAGGGATGAAATTCTGCCTTGGTTAATCGAATTTGATGGATTGATTGAAGAGGATATTATAAACTACAATTCCAAAAAAGTTCTGAATTTAAGAATAAACAAAAAAACACCGCTTCAAATATCAAAAATAATCCATGATACCCTAAAACTTCAAACATACAGCGGAGATATCTATTCCTACCTTGAAACATCGATAAATACCCTTGATGCGGTTGAAAGAATTGGTAATATTTACAATAAAAAAATAGCGAAAGAATCCGAGAAATTAAAGAAAAAAATGGAAAATCCATATAAAAATTAA
- a CDS encoding class III signal peptide-containing protein produces MSVALKKFFSKRGQLSLEFSVLVLAVITAAILLGYHLIVSSKAVQESNIDTINNTHNTAIDALSEVS; encoded by the coding sequence ATGTCTGTTGCTTTAAAGAAGTTTTTTTCGAAACGGGGCCAATTGAGTCTTGAATTTTCAGTGCTGGTTCTTGCGGTCATTACAGCGGCAATTCTTTTAGGATATCACTTGATTGTAAGTTCAAAAGCAGTTCAGGAATCAAATATTGACACGATCAATAATACTCACAACACGGCAATAGATGCTTTAAGTGAAGTTAGTTAA
- a CDS encoding AAA family ATPase produces the protein MKLIGITGMPGSGKSAITKLAEKYKIITVSMGDVVRHETLKQGIPLNPENVGNTAVKLREIHGKEAIAVPCLEYIHEKYEDEDFVVIEGIRSIYEVNYLKKNAKLDIIAIHSSPKTRFERLSGRNREDDSNDWNTFVERDERELNFSIGNVISLADYMVVNEGNYMDFMHDLENTFKKIINVN, from the coding sequence ATGAAGTTAATTGGAATTACTGGAATGCCAGGATCTGGAAAAAGTGCAATTACGAAATTAGCGGAAAAATATAAGATAATAACTGTTTCAATGGGCGATGTTGTAAGGCACGAAACATTAAAACAAGGAATACCATTAAATCCTGAAAATGTCGGAAATACGGCAGTAAAACTTCGAGAAATTCATGGAAAAGAAGCAATTGCTGTTCCATGTCTTGAATATATCCATGAAAAATACGAAGATGAGGATTTTGTTGTAATTGAGGGAATAAGAAGTATTTATGAAGTCAATTACCTTAAAAAAAATGCCAAACTCGATATTATTGCAATTCACTCTTCACCAAAAACCAGATTTGAACGATTATCTGGTAGAAACCGTGAAGATGATTCAAATGACTGGAATACTTTCGTTGAACGCGATGAACGAGAATTGAATTTTTCAATTGGTAATGTAATATCACTTGCAGATTACATGGTTGTAAACGAAGGAAATTACATGGATTTTATGCACGACCTTGAAAACACGTTTAAAAAAATAATTAACGTGAATTAA
- a CDS encoding GNAT family N-acetyltransferase has protein sequence MNTNLKINIRPTTVSDVPLIFKFIKELAKYENLEDHVTATEEIIKESLFGKKQYAETLIVEADSKPAGFVLFFHNFSTFLGKPGIYIEDLYIKEEFRGMGIGRNIFEYLSNLATERNCGRIDWVVLDWNPARKFYEKMGAIPVDNWLIYRLTGDKLDELSENYQKSKN, from the coding sequence GTGAATACTAATTTAAAAATTAATATCAGACCAACAACAGTTTCCGATGTTCCTTTAATCTTTAAATTTATCAAAGAACTTGCAAAATACGAAAACTTAGAAGACCATGTTACTGCTACAGAAGAAATAATAAAAGAATCACTATTTGGAAAGAAACAGTACGCTGAAACATTGATTGTTGAAGCAGATTCAAAACCTGCGGGATTCGTTTTATTTTTCCATAATTTTTCAACATTCCTTGGAAAACCTGGAATTTATATCGAAGACCTCTACATTAAAGAAGAATTTAGAGGAATGGGCATTGGAAGAAATATATTTGAATATTTATCAAATCTTGCAACAGAAAGGAATTGCGGAAGAATTGACTGGGTAGTTTTAGACTGGAACCCTGCAAGAAAATTCTACGAAAAAATGGGCGCAATTCCCGTTGATAACTGGTTAATTTATAGATTAACGGGAGATAAATTAGATGAACTCTCAGAAAACTATCAAAAAAGTAAGAATTAA
- a CDS encoding DMT family protein, whose translation MKQYLPVLLLVLSNIFMTFAWYGHLKYKMSPLWIVILVSWGIAFFEYCLQVPANRIGSNYFTPAQLKVIQEIITLVIFSIFSVLYLKEEFRWNYAVGFFFIILAAVFIFKKW comes from the coding sequence ATGAAACAGTATTTGCCAGTTTTACTGCTCGTTTTATCAAATATTTTCATGACTTTTGCGTGGTATGGTCATTTAAAGTATAAAATGTCTCCACTTTGGATCGTTATACTGGTAAGTTGGGGGATTGCATTTTTTGAGTACTGCTTGCAGGTTCCAGCAAACAGGATCGGCTCAAACTACTTTACACCCGCACAGCTAAAAGTAATTCAAGAAATAATAACTCTTGTAATATTCAGTATTTTTTCAGTACTGTATCTAAAAGAAGAATTTCGGTGGAATTACGCAGTAGGATTCTTTTTTATAATCCTTGCAGCCGTTTTTATCTTTAAAAAATGGTAA
- the crcB gene encoding fluoride efflux transporter CrcB, protein MREILLIGLGGFFGAILRYLVSGIIPVKFGIPTGTLMVNLLGSFIIGFLIYSSLFGSLSTEYRLFIITGFCGALTTFSTFSYESFTMLEHNYYLKTGLNILLNVFGCLGMVYLGRLASMFFW, encoded by the coding sequence TTGAGAGAAATTCTACTTATCGGCCTTGGTGGATTTTTCGGGGCGATATTAAGGTATCTCGTTAGCGGCATAATTCCCGTAAAATTTGGGATTCCAACAGGTACTCTTATGGTAAATCTTTTGGGAAGTTTTATTATTGGCTTTTTAATATACTCTTCATTATTTGGGTCATTATCTACTGAATACAGGTTATTTATAATAACCGGGTTTTGCGGGGCTCTTACTACGTTTTCTACATTTAGTTACGAGTCATTTACTATGTTAGAACATAATTATTATTTAAAAACAGGATTAAACATTTTATTAAATGTTTTTGGATGTTTGGGAATGGTATATCTTGGAAGACTCGCATCAATGTTTTTCTGGTGA
- a CDS encoding DUF190 domain-containing protein, whose amino-acid sequence MKKISAKLLRIYLKEEDRYGKELLINSIIKTLKNNGIAGATVFKGFCGYGTRGISRIDILRLSMNLPAVIECIDYEEKLNDIMPKLVEMVSENGLITIQDIDVFKELKK is encoded by the coding sequence ATGAAAAAAATATCTGCAAAACTTCTCAGGATTTATTTAAAAGAAGAAGATAGGTATGGAAAAGAACTACTCATCAATTCAATAATAAAAACCCTAAAAAATAATGGGATTGCGGGCGCAACGGTTTTTAAAGGATTTTGTGGCTACGGAACAAGGGGCATTTCTAGAATTGATATACTGAGACTCTCAATGAACCTTCCAGCAGTAATTGAATGTATCGATTACGAGGAAAAATTAAACGATATAATGCCAAAACTTGTTGAAATGGTTTCAGAAAACGGCCTTATAACAATACAGGACATTGATGTATTCAAGGAATTAAAAAAATAA
- the tfrA gene encoding fumarate reductase (CoM/CoB) subunit TfrA — translation MITDVLIIGGGGAAARAAIECGQKNVVIASKGLFGKSGCTVMAEGGYNAVLNEKDSFEKHYSDTMKGGGYINNKKLVDVLVKNAPNEFKNLEKFGCIFDRSESAEFAQRPFGGQSFNRTCYSGDRTGHEMIAGLMEYLNKFERIKILEDTMAIKLIVDEVEENGKKLKKCFGAVFLDLLNGDIYPVYAKSTILATGGAGQIYPITSNPKQKVGDGFAIAYREGVELVDMEMVQFHPTGMLGTGILVTEAVRGEGGILYNKNKERFMKNYDSKRMELSTRDVVAKAIYNEIQEGRGIDGGVYLDVTHLEPEVIKEKLETMFSQFMLVGVDIRKEPMKVAPTAHHFMGGIKINENCETNISGLFACGEVAGGLHGANRLGGNALAETQVFGSIAGRNALIYAEEKVDISKVYNSVEKYIEKLKNTVNESNSGDNVYSLIDELKNTMWDFVSISRDENGLKTALEKINEIDGKKVLINGIVDFSKKLELENMILVSKIVINSAILRKETRGAHFRSDCPKTNDKCTGNFVAVDGKIKFIKIE, via the coding sequence ATGATAACAGATGTACTCATAATTGGTGGCGGGGGTGCTGCAGCAAGGGCTGCAATAGAATGCGGACAGAAAAATGTTGTAATTGCTTCAAAAGGCCTTTTTGGAAAAAGTGGATGCACAGTAATGGCTGAAGGTGGGTACAATGCAGTATTGAACGAAAAAGATTCGTTTGAAAAACACTATTCTGACACGATGAAGGGTGGGGGATACATAAACAATAAAAAACTCGTAGACGTTTTGGTAAAAAATGCACCAAATGAATTTAAAAACTTGGAAAAATTTGGATGTATTTTTGATAGGTCTGAAAGTGCAGAATTTGCACAAAGACCCTTTGGAGGACAGAGTTTTAATAGAACTTGCTACAGTGGGGACAGGACAGGCCACGAAATGATTGCAGGATTGATGGAGTATTTAAACAAATTTGAGCGCATAAAAATTTTAGAAGACACGATGGCAATAAAATTAATTGTCGATGAAGTTGAAGAAAACGGAAAAAAACTCAAAAAATGTTTTGGGGCAGTATTTTTAGATTTATTAAATGGAGATATTTATCCAGTATATGCAAAATCAACAATTCTTGCAACTGGCGGGGCAGGCCAAATTTACCCTATAACATCAAACCCTAAACAAAAAGTTGGGGATGGATTTGCAATTGCTTATCGTGAAGGGGTCGAACTAGTCGACATGGAAATGGTTCAGTTTCACCCAACAGGAATGCTTGGAACTGGAATTTTAGTAACCGAAGCTGTGAGGGGCGAAGGCGGAATTTTATACAATAAAAATAAAGAAAGATTCATGAAAAACTACGATTCAAAAAGAATGGAATTATCCACAAGGGACGTAGTTGCTAAAGCAATATATAACGAAATTCAGGAAGGAAGAGGAATTGATGGTGGAGTTTATCTGGACGTAACTCATTTAGAACCAGAAGTTATCAAAGAAAAACTCGAAACAATGTTTTCACAGTTCATGCTTGTTGGCGTGGATATTAGAAAAGAGCCGATGAAAGTAGCTCCAACAGCACACCACTTTATGGGTGGAATTAAGATAAATGAAAATTGTGAAACAAATATTTCAGGATTATTTGCATGCGGGGAAGTTGCAGGTGGACTTCACGGTGCAAACAGGCTTGGCGGTAATGCACTTGCTGAAACACAAGTTTTTGGATCAATTGCTGGAAGAAATGCTTTAATTTATGCTGAAGAGAAAGTTGATATTTCAAAAGTATATAATTCAGTTGAAAAATACATTGAAAAATTGAAAAATACAGTTAATGAGTCTAATTCTGGGGATAACGTATATTCATTAATTGATGAATTAAAAAATACTATGTGGGATTTTGTTTCTATTTCAAGAGATGAAAACGGGTTAAAAACTGCCCTTGAAAAAATAAATGAAATCGATGGAAAAAAAGTTTTGATAAATGGAATAGTTGACTTTTCAAAAAAATTAGAACTTGAAAACATGATTTTGGTTTCAAAAATTGTTATAAATTCAGCAATCCTTAGAAAAGAGACCCGTGGGGCACATTTTAGAAGCGATTGCCCCAAAACAAATGATAAATGCACTGGAAACTTTGTAGCAGTTGACGGAAAAATTAAATTTATAAAAATTGAATAG
- a CDS encoding helix-turn-helix domain-containing protein, with protein MTEKMKEIAARVRELRELSEISIEEMANHLQISPEIYQHYEEGTCDIPASVLYEIAHKFEVDMGLLLTGEETRMHIFTVTRKGKGVSVERRKQYKYENLAEKFVHKKAEPFIVTVEPRTDGKKPSKNSHPGQEFNYILEGSIKLYIHKNEVILEEGDSIFFDAGYEHAMEALNGKTAKFLAIIM; from the coding sequence ATGACTGAAAAAATGAAAGAAATTGCAGCAAGAGTTCGCGAATTAAGGGAACTCTCGGAAATTTCAATTGAGGAGATGGCAAATCACTTACAAATTTCACCAGAAATTTATCAACATTACGAAGAAGGAACCTGCGATATTCCAGCAAGTGTTTTGTATGAAATTGCACACAAATTTGAAGTTGACATGGGACTACTTTTGACTGGAGAAGAAACCAGAATGCATATTTTTACGGTTACAAGAAAAGGAAAAGGAGTTTCTGTAGAAAGAAGAAAACAGTACAAATACGAAAATTTGGCTGAAAAATTTGTCCACAAAAAAGCAGAACCATTTATTGTAACAGTGGAGCCAAGAACTGACGGAAAAAAACCATCCAAAAATTCACACCCTGGTCAGGAGTTCAACTATATTTTGGAAGGATCTATAAAATTATACATCCACAAAAATGAAGTTATTTTGGAAGAAGGAGATTCTATATTCTTTGATGCAGGGTATGAACATGCAATGGAAGCATTAAATGGAAAAACTGCTAAATTCCTTGCAATTATAATGTAA
- a CDS encoding AMP-binding protein has translation MVSLLTKFVKTTEFESYEDFVENFKIDVPENFNFAYDIVDEYAKIAPEKIAIIWCDDNNDEKIFTFNDMKKYSDKAANFFLKHGIKKGDTVMLTLKSRYEFWFCMLGLHKIGAVAIPATHMLTTKDIVYRIEKAGLKMIVCIGENGVPEYVDEAVSEINSDVLKACVSNLNNDSWIDISKELEESSEDFTRPVGEMDTKNDDVLVAYFSSGTTGYPKLIQHDHEYPLGHITTAKYWQNVEDDGLHYTVADSGWAKCIWGKLYGQWIAGTAVFVYDYDRFDAGNMLEKIAKYKITTFCAPPTIYRFMIKQDISKADFSSLHYAVTAGEPLNPEVYNKFLEFTGLRLMEGFGQTETVVSVANFTWMDPKPGSMGKPVPIFDLMIKGPDGKECDVGEEGELAFKTEDGKPLGLFSGYFKDPERTKKAWYDGYYHTGDTAWKDEDGYLWFVGRNDDLIKSSGYRIGPFEVESALISHPAVLECAITGVPDPVRGQIVKATIVLTSEYQASEELKKELQDHVKHNTAPYKYPRAIEFVKELPKTISGKIRRVEIRETDEKNK, from the coding sequence ATGGTATCATTACTTACTAAATTTGTTAAAACGACGGAATTTGAGTCATACGAAGATTTTGTGGAAAATTTTAAGATAGATGTTCCAGAAAATTTTAACTTTGCTTATGACATCGTTGATGAATATGCAAAAATTGCGCCGGAAAAGATTGCAATCATATGGTGTGACGATAACAACGATGAAAAAATCTTTACATTTAATGATATGAAGAAATACAGTGATAAAGCAGCTAATTTCTTTTTAAAACACGGTATTAAAAAGGGAGATACTGTAATGCTCACTTTAAAGAGCAGGTACGAATTCTGGTTTTGCATGCTTGGACTTCATAAAATTGGGGCTGTCGCAATTCCTGCAACACACATGCTTACAACAAAAGACATCGTGTACAGGATTGAAAAAGCAGGCTTAAAAATGATAGTCTGTATCGGTGAAAACGGGGTTCCAGAATATGTTGATGAAGCAGTATCTGAAATTAATTCAGATGTTTTAAAAGCATGTGTTTCAAATTTAAACAATGATAGTTGGATTGATATTTCAAAAGAATTGGAAGAATCATCAGAAGACTTTACAAGGCCTGTTGGAGAAATGGATACTAAAAATGACGATGTATTAGTTGCATATTTTTCATCAGGAACAACAGGATATCCAAAATTAATTCAACACGACCACGAATATCCTTTAGGACATATTACGACTGCAAAATACTGGCAAAATGTTGAAGATGATGGACTTCACTACACTGTTGCAGACAGCGGATGGGCAAAGTGTATCTGGGGAAAACTCTACGGACAGTGGATTGCAGGAACTGCAGTATTTGTCTACGACTACGACAGATTTGATGCAGGAAACATGCTTGAAAAAATTGCAAAATATAAAATTACAACGTTCTGCGCACCACCTACAATTTACAGGTTCATGATTAAACAGGATATTTCAAAAGCAGACTTTTCAAGTTTACACTACGCAGTAACTGCTGGAGAACCTCTAAACCCTGAAGTTTACAACAAATTTTTGGAGTTTACAGGACTTAGGCTAATGGAAGGATTTGGGCAGACTGAAACTGTTGTATCTGTTGCAAACTTTACATGGATGGATCCAAAACCCGGATCAATGGGAAAACCAGTGCCAATTTTTGATTTAATGATAAAAGGGCCAGATGGAAAAGAATGTGATGTAGGTGAAGAAGGAGAACTTGCATTCAAAACAGAAGATGGAAAACCTCTTGGTCTTTTCTCAGGATACTTTAAAGACCCTGAAAGAACTAAAAAAGCCTGGTACGATGGATATTACCATACTGGGGATACTGCATGGAAAGATGAAGATGGATACCTCTGGTTTGTTGGAAGAAACGACGATTTAATCAAAAGTTCGGGTTACAGAATCGGTCCTTTTGAAGTAGAAAGTGCACTTATTTCACACCCGGCAGTACTTGAATGTGCAATAACTGGAGTACCGGACCCAGTAAGGGGCCAGATTGTTAAAGCTACAATTGTTTTAACGTCTGAATATCAAGCAAGTGAAGAACTCAAAAAAGAACTTCAAGACCACGTTAAACACAACACTGCCCCATACAAATACCCTCGAGCTATTGAATTTGTAAAAGAACTCCCAAAAACAATCAGCGGGAAAATCAGGCGTGTAGAAATCCGGGAAACTGATGAAAAAAATAAATAA
- a CDS encoding 4Fe-4S dicluster domain-containing protein gives MECSTKKPYPVINALECKACERCIIACPKDVLKMSKDCNERGYNYVIYTGEGCTGCGNCYYTCPEPLAIEVHIPLKKCE, from the coding sequence ATGGAATGTTCTACAAAAAAACCCTATCCTGTAATTAATGCTCTTGAATGCAAAGCATGTGAAAGATGTATAATTGCATGTCCAAAAGACGTCTTAAAAATGAGTAAAGACTGCAATGAAAGAGGATATAATTACGTAATTTACACTGGCGAAGGATGTACTGGCTGTGGAAACTGCTACTACACCTGCCCAGAACCTTTAGCAATAGAAGTACACATCCCGCTTAAAAAGTGCGAATAG